The Ranitomeya imitator isolate aRanImi1 chromosome 3, aRanImi1.pri, whole genome shotgun sequence genome has a window encoding:
- the YRDC gene encoding threonylcarbamoyl-AMP synthase isoform X2, with amino-acid sequence MRLAGRLYGGVSAMACQPPLRDLAGKVMKLPGGSSGCRNGPDKDVKGWKEILNTSAGVLQQSGVIGVPTDTIYGIACLAQSSQSISNIYNVKGRNGTKPLAICVGAIEDIYRYCQVNVPDQLLRDLLPGPVTLVMERSEELNKELNPYTSEFRDLWPTLSLVVDGGPIGDLSSPESRLGSTVVDISVPGKFTVVRPGCALIPTVEILKNRYSLSSVS; translated from the exons ATGAGGCTGGCCGGCCGGCTGTACGGAGGGGTGTCTGCGATGGCCTGTCAGCCTCCGCTTAGAGATCTGGCCGGTAAGGTGATGAAGCTGCCTGGCGGCTCCAGTGGCTGCAGGAACGGCCCGGACAAGGACGTTAAGG GTTGGAAAGAGATCTTAAACACCTCTGCGGGTGTCCTACAACAATCTGGAGTGATTGGAGTGCCCACTGACACCATCTATGGCATCGCATGCCTGGCACAGAGCTCTCAGTCCATTAGTAACATTTATAACGTGAAAGGACGCAATGGGACCAAGCCACTGGCCATCTGTGTTGGGGCCATTGAGGATATTTATCG ATATTGCCAGGTTAATGTTCCTGACCAGTTACTTCGGGATTTATTGCCTGGGCCAGTTACATTGGTGATGGAAAGATCCGAGGAGCTTAATAAGGAGCTGAATCCTTACACTTCA GAGTTTAGAGACCTGTGGCCCACGTTGTCCCTAGTCGTGGATGGAGGACCTATTGGGGACTTGTCTAGTCCAGAATCCAGGTTAGGATCGACTGTAGTGGACATTTCTGTTCCTGGAAAGTTTACTGTTGTCCGACCTGGATG
- the YRDC gene encoding threonylcarbamoyl-AMP synthase isoform X1, whose product MRLAGRLYGGVSAMACQPPLRDLAGKVMKLPGGSSGCRNGPDKDVKGWKEILNTSAGVLQQSGVIGVPTDTIYGIACLAQSSQSISNIYNVKGRNGTKPLAICVGAIEDIYRYCQVNVPDQLLRDLLPGPVTLVMERSEELNKELNPYTSLVGVRIPDHAFIRQLAQICSEPLALTSANISTQPSTLSVEEFRDLWPTLSLVVDGGPIGDLSSPESRLGSTVVDISVPGKFTVVRPGCALIPTVEILKNRYSLSSVS is encoded by the exons ATGAGGCTGGCCGGCCGGCTGTACGGAGGGGTGTCTGCGATGGCCTGTCAGCCTCCGCTTAGAGATCTGGCCGGTAAGGTGATGAAGCTGCCTGGCGGCTCCAGTGGCTGCAGGAACGGCCCGGACAAGGACGTTAAGG GTTGGAAAGAGATCTTAAACACCTCTGCGGGTGTCCTACAACAATCTGGAGTGATTGGAGTGCCCACTGACACCATCTATGGCATCGCATGCCTGGCACAGAGCTCTCAGTCCATTAGTAACATTTATAACGTGAAAGGACGCAATGGGACCAAGCCACTGGCCATCTGTGTTGGGGCCATTGAGGATATTTATCG ATATTGCCAGGTTAATGTTCCTGACCAGTTACTTCGGGATTTATTGCCTGGGCCAGTTACATTGGTGATGGAAAGATCCGAGGAGCTTAATAAGGAGCTGAATCCTTACACTTCA TTGGTGGGTGTTCGTATACCAGATCACGCATTTATCAGACAGCTGGCGCAGATCTGCTCCGAGCCATTGGCACTGACTAGTGCGAACATCAGCACCCAGCCAAGCACACTGTCAGTTGAG GAGTTTAGAGACCTGTGGCCCACGTTGTCCCTAGTCGTGGATGGAGGACCTATTGGGGACTTGTCTAGTCCAGAATCCAGGTTAGGATCGACTGTAGTGGACATTTCTGTTCCTGGAAAGTTTACTGTTGTCCGACCTGGATG